ACCATGTGTGAGCATGCCTAGGAATGGCTAAATCTTCTGTTGTCTGCCGAATGTTTTATTAAATTTGCCATTCCGAAGAGCAACATATGTAGGGGTAACATGAGAACCTACTTAAGTCTTTAaatcaattttttcttttctttaactgTATCTTTTTCTTTATAGCTCTAAAGTCGTGTAAATTATTTTCTGCCAAGCAACTAAATCATATGCATGCCTCCTGGgccttattaaaaatatttttggcatttttctttgCAGCAACATTTAGATAAAATGGAGgattcatattttatttatttcaactTACAAAACTCATATGTTTTTAGCTTTGTGATTTATGCATTCTCAGTTTGCTATTGTTATTCACCAAAAAAGAATATTCTACAATTATTGTTCTTAAGAAGAACTTATATTTGCATGAGCTTATTCAAAAGTAAAAACATTATGTAGAATGACAGATAAAAAATAGGATTATGATTGAGGCGCGAGATGCAAATAGAAGAAGAATTAATATGTATCaatattttgaattaattagATATAGCAAAAAGTTTGAGACTATTGAGTTATTATGTCATCCTAACAGTAGTAATTCTTTTGCAAGGTAAAGTTGTAAAGTAGCTTTAGTTGATTATATGACGCAATTTTATAACTATTTGCTTATAAAGTATCATAAATACTTGGTGAACTGCTGCCTAAACCAAAACTTTGTGGGAATTGACTCATTTATTTATGAAACTGGAGATGAATGAGTGAAGCATAATTTTAATGGCAATTCTAATATGGTTTCGTGTCATTTAATATGCAAGGAACCTGCAGCGTATGAGCACGTATTATATGTTCTTATTTCTTGTTGTGAGTAATGATGTGTATTGTAGTCCTCGAAGAGATTGTCCACCCAAATCTACTACAtgctttataatattaatttattctATGGCTTTTAAAGGTGTTAGTGTTACAAAATCATGGAGCCTCTGCTTCTATTTTGATTTGGGGACTACATGTGTCAACTTTTTGTATACATGCAGGACCATATCTGTTAAGTGGTATATAGTAAGGACCAAAATAATCCATCCCTTATACATTAAggaccattttgatcattttCTTGTTCTTTGAAATCACTGTTGCGTGTCTGAAAACTGTTGCGGGTCGGAAAAACGGTTAATAGAGGACCGCCATAAGAGAAATCACAGAGAGCTAATTAGAGCTTGACCCATTGACCCAATTGGCTCACCCAGCTTATTCCATATGTTCACTTCTCGACTGACTGCCTCCAGTTTCCGACTTGTACGTTGCCgcatcttttctcttccttcaCCCCCTTTGACATCCTTCCTCTCTTCTTCTCTGCTCTGTGGTTTCCCTGCTTTAGCTTCTTCAATGGACAACACGGGTTTCCACAaaccttcttcatcctcctctgcCTTTGCTCATTCCAATCGAAGGTAaaatgttttcttcttcttttgctgaATAATTCTCTGTAGAGTTTCAATCTTGAATTAGAAAATTATGGTTCTGAATCAATGGCAGCGGTGGTAGAGGAAGAGGGAGAGGATGGGACAATAACGAAAGATCAGGAGCCCGTGGCGGTGCTGCTGCCAGCTCCGGCAAAGATAAAATTGATGCTCTTGGGAGACTCTTGTATGTATATCACTTTGTATTTCTTCTTTCGGGCTTTTGGTATTGATCTTTTTTATTACGTGACACCATGGTAGTCAATTAATTAACTAAGCCTTAATTCCAAATTAGTTGAGTGCGCTATATGAATCATCTGTTTACATTTCCTTCTATTGAGGTCAGATGCCAATGATTTCAGTAATTCATGTAGATACAGTATCCTTAGACAAgttgggttgctctgatggtaagtgccctccacttccaaccaagaggttgtgagttcgagtcaccccaagagcaaggtggggagttcttggagggaaggatgccgagggtctattggaaacagtctctctaccccagggtaggggtaaggtctgcgtacacactaccctccccagaccccactagtgggattatactgagttgttgttgttgttgttgttgtatgtagATACAATATTCTCCTTCTTGGGACACATGATAGTAAAATAAATTCAATCAGTCAATCAACAGAACGGTAATCCCGATTAGTTGGCTTTGTTTTCATGAATCCTCTCTACCCAATTTTGCTTTATTTGGGACCTTCATTTTTCGccaaggggagccttggcgtaactagtAAAGTTGCTTCCATGTGAttaggaggtcacgggttcgagccgtggaaacagcctcttgcagaaatgcagggtaagactgcatacaatagacccttgtggtgcGGCCTTTCCCCGGACCCGCGCATAGCGGGGGTTTAGTGCACCGGGATTCCCTTATTATTCGAAGATTCATAATGATTCTTAGATAGACCATTTTACACTTCAACTTAAAGTGATCCTCTTCCTTTATCCTGGTTTGGGACAAGCAATGCTTTGCGAAACTCAGGGGGAGGGGGagttaataaaagaaaaaataatacttAGATAAATTTTGTCTACCCATGACGATCATTGGAAGTGATTAGTTCCAGGCTTCTAGGTATTATAATGGTATGTACATACTGTAGTGTTTGAAACTATAGTAAATACCAATTGTCACTTGCTTTAAACTTTCTAAGTTATCTTATCAAAAACAAAATTTTGTCTTAAATTAAATATGATATCTCGAATATTCTGTAATGTTAGGACACGCATTTTGCGGCACATGGCCTCTGAGCTAAACTTGAGTATGAGGAATGATGGGTATGTGAAGGTGCAGGATCTGTTAAAGCTCAACTTAAAAACATTTGCGAATGTCCCATTGAGGTCACACACAATTGATGATGTCAAAGAGGTTAGTTATGCGAAGCCTTGTGCACCTTAATTTGTTGCTTCCATTTCTTGTATGAGGTTGGCGAAAAGTCAGATTTGTTTATTCCTTGGATTGTAAATGGTTCTCGAGTCAATTTCGTTGAAAAAGATTGATACCTTCTGGTCCTAACTGGAAAACAGATGCTGGCTTTTCATTGAATGAACTTCCTTTCACTCAATTGAGTGAACTGGTTTCCATTGTTTTCTTATAGGCAGTGCGGAAGGATAATAAGCAAAGATTCGGCCTGttggaagagaatggagaacttcTGATACGTGCTAACCAGGGCCACACAGTAAAGGTACGTACTCTTCTTAAAGTGGAATAATgttatttctttttctatttcaaGCAGAATCATGTTGGATTAGTCTGTCAATAAATTTGGCCATTCAGAGGGTGTTCCAGTCTTCACGATAGCTGGACAAATTCGTGAACTTTTCATGAATGAAGAGGTAAAGTCTCAATATGTTTGGAGATGAGAAGAGAAAgagaaggagaaagaaagactGGAAAGTGAGAGATTCAAAGTGGATTTTCATTCAATTCATGCAGTTTAGAAAGTGTGTTAAGGAGTCCCTACAAGCATACTTCATTTAGTGCAAGCTATTACACCCTTATTGTTCCTAATAATAATGAAACACTATTATTAGATTCTCAGTGCATCCATATCTTACTCATAAACCACTACGCCTCAGTCCCAAAGAAGTTGGGGCCAGCTATATGATCCTCAATTACTGTGtttctttatttaatttatctcaggccaacattatacaaaataaaaattaattctcTATATATTTTGTATTACAAATGAAACACTATCATGAAACTCTCAGTGCATCAGTATGTTACTCATGATTCTAGAAGTTCCAATTTCATCTTTTCGTTATTGAAAAGGTATCTCATGATATGCAGACCATTCCAATATGTGTTTTTCCCTTGTATGATAAACTAAAGTAATGCTGTAGCAGATATCCAATAGACTTCTGGGGCACACAAGTTAGCAGTATCATCGTTAGTAGCTGAAAATTATTTTGTTCCAATGGAGGGGACTCCAATGTTCTTTGTTGTTCGTCTTCTTTATTCTGAACATGGTTGACATCAAAATTACTCTTGTATAACTAGATCTAGCTTCTTCTCGTTTACTGAGTATGTCaaatatttattctttttaagtTTTGCACAACTATGTCCATGCTTTTTCTGTTCTTTTGAACATAGTTGATGTCCAGTATTTAGTTCTTTCTATTTTTATAGACTTCTGGGGCACACAAGTTAGCAGTATCATCGTTAGTAGCTGAAAATTATTTTGTTCCAATGGAGGGGACTCCAATGTTctttgttgttcttcttctttattcTGAACAAGGTTGACATAAAAATTACTCTTGTATAACTAGATCTAGCTTCTTCTTCTCGTTTACTGTGTATGTCaaatatttattctttttaagtTTTGCACAACTATGTCCATGCTTTTTCTGTTCTTTTGAACATAGTTGATGTCCAGTATTTAGTTCTTTCTATTTTTTATGACTAGATCCAATCTGGCTGGcatttatgttttattcttgtagAAACTTCAAATGAACAACAGTTGTCTTCTTCAATGTCAACTATACTATATTCATTTACAAATTCCAACACTGCAAATGAAAATAACGTATATGTGCCCTTTACCCAATATCAATTCATAATCTTTTGAGTTGGCAATTTTTTCTAAGTTTTTATGTCTCTTAGCAGATAGTTGAAACTGAGAGCTTATTGAAACCGATCCTTTCAGCTGACGAAGTTTTAGGTATAGTGAATTTTGTGCATTTAATAACTTACAAAATACTACTAGTTGGAATATTTCTTTTTTCATAGGAAAAATCACTCTTATTTGGAGTCTGTCTGGGCTACTATTTGAACTGTTTTATACATTCTAAGCACCCTGTTCAACATCATGGGAGTGGGGGTTGATTGGTCATAGGGATAAAAGGAATAAATTTGGATCTTGCTCAATGTCAAACTGCGATGTATTCCTTCTATCACAACTTGACTCACtgtcaaatatttaaattgttgataatttTCCTGGAAAGATCTTGCTTTTACCAATGTAGTAGCAGATACTAAAGTCTGAGTAATTTTCTTTTGTATAAAGTGCTAAAATCTGAGTATTAATGTTAATAAACGTATAATGTAAGAGTACAAAAATTCagtgtttcattttcaaattctcattttataTATTGTAATATTGACCAGAAGAGGGGTGATCCGGAACTCAATACATGTATAATGTAAGTTCAAAAAACTCTTCAAGTTTCATTTTTAGGTTCTTGTTTTCAAGATTGTAATACCAACACAAAAATGGGTGGACTTGACCTCAATTCATTAAGTGTGTCTACAAATTGAGAACACTTCCTCATCTCGTGCCGAACAACAATTTTTATATCAATGTCCCCTGGGTCTTACTTGAGAATTTTCTGTCTCTGATGTTTTGGTTTTCATTTGTGGGAATATGCAGTTTGTGTGCATGGCACTTACAAGAAGAATTTGGAATCAATTTTGGAGCATGGACTCAAACGGATGAAAAGGTTACATGTTCATTTCTCATGTGGCTTGCCAACAGATGGGGAGGTAATTAGTGGTAAGATATCTTTTAGAATCTTGTATCTGTTGCTATTTTCACAATTTAGAAATTCATTGTATTTCATGCTAATGTCATAAATCCACTTGCACCGATTACTTTCTCATGGCATGAGTAATCCCTGTAACATACAAATTTCTCAACTGTACCATCAAAGATACAGTAGTTGATCTAGTAGAATCCTGACATGGTGCATTTCCAAGAATCATTCCCTGCGATTTCTTACTTCTTGTGCTTTCGGATCCCATGTGCGAACTTATGCATCATTGTTTATCTTTGACCTTCTGTATCTTCCTTATCAGCAACGGACTCTTGCTTTTAGACAGTTCACATGAACTTCAATATACTTGGTTTTCTTGGGTAACTGAATAATCTTTTTCTCTGACCAGGAATGAGGCGAGATGTTAATGTCCTCATCTTTCTTGATGTGAGAAGAGCTCTGGAAGGTAATTGTTTTGATTATGTGACTCTAGTCAAGTTTTTCTAAAGTATTATCATAATTCCAATAAAATGGAATCAAATAAGGTATTAGGTAGAGACTGAACATATTAGAACTTATAATCGGTTCTCAAGAAATAAGTAATATCTGCAGTGAGATGACAGGAAACAATGTTCTAACTTTTTGTATACAGAGTGAAGTCTTAGCTTCTTTTATATATTCTTTCTAGATTCAAACACTAACCTCGAAATCACAAAGAGAACATATTCATAATTTGATAGTTGTGAAAGTgatgaaaattcaaaaatcctACTTTTCCCTGTTTCTCACTGTTATGCATTGTTTCAGATGGGATGAAGCTTTATATCTCAGACAACAGAGTTATCTTGACGGTGGGATTTGATGGTGCGGTGCCTGTGAAGTATTTTGAGAAAGTAGAATCATGGCCAGATAGAAAACCTTTGCCATTATAAATTGGAATATGTCACTTTTTTCCTTCATTCCCTTTTGCAtccttctttcttcttactcCCTTGCACTGCACCTACCCTTCCACTCCCTggagaaaaaagaaggaaaagaaatttgTAGCAGGTCATAATGCTCTTTGTTTTTTGCTGTTTTCCTTAGTATTACCCCCTTTTCCACCATGAGTTTTAATCTGACTATCATTGTGATTTGATTACtaattttattgtatttttcctcaaaaaggaaaagaatattAGTGaaatggaggacttgaggtcTGAGCAAACGAAGGCTAATATCCcttttgaaaaatgaaatgaaagatAATTTGTTGCACGTATATTCTTTTCAATGTATTTCTGGAAGAACAGACAAGTAGATCCTTTTGAATCAGATATGAGACTTAACTATGACTAGTTTGGTGAACAGACGCATCTGCACTGAAGCTTTGATATACAGTTAAACTTTTCTATAATAGTCTAGTTTGTTCCTGATATTTTTGGAATTATAATACAGCATGAAATTTGGTTCCGAAAAAAATTTGGTTTTTATattgaagtgttgttatataatGATGATGTTATAGAGAGGAGAGGTTTGGCTTTATTGTTATCAAATTCTTTTGGTTAACAATGAACACCTGTTCAAATGGTTTCTCGAAAATTAAGTAATATCTGCAGTGCCTAACGTTCAAATGCATGTAAACATTGTGATAGAAGATTGCAgaaaagaataactggcaaaagCATCCTAGAAGTTGGTTcatttattaatattttggacAACGGAGATGTCCCTTGTTTAGAATTTCGAAAGTCGATGAACAATGGGCCTGTTTCTCTCTATTTAATAGGAGTACTCGAGTTTGATCATAATAAAATTCTAACACCAGAACTTGTTCAAAATAAATATTCTAACTCGCGATTTGCATCTACGACAAACCTTGTGTTGTATAACCTTTACTACTGCACCAAAGTCCAGGGACACAAGGTTTATTGTGCATTGAGGGCACAAAGGAAAGGGCTAATAGGAGTATAATAGAGCAGCCCGATATACAAAGCATTTCACATTCACGCAAGGTCCTGAAAAGGGTCGCCGCACTCCAAGGAATATAATGTAGGCAACCTACCCAGATGTAAGCATCAATGACTGATTCTACAACTCGAACATGTAACCTATAAGTCACTCGCAAAGTGTCAACAAAATGTGGCTACCAAGACACTAAAGCAGGGTTACGAGGGAATAATTCCTAAAGGGAACTCCATCTGTCaaagggagaaggtgttaggagtGTCAAGTTGCACCTAGTAGATAACACCGCAAAAAGAATTGTTACATATTGTCGGTTAACAATTTTGCAGCTAACTGTAAAAATTTATCTTATAAGCAACTCGAGAGTAAAAACAGGATCTACCATTTTATCATTTACTTTGAACTTACAAGGTTAGACTTAATACCAATCTACTAAACGAAATCTTACATCACATAGACATGATGTGTAAACTGAAAATAACAAGATCGATGACAATGTAAAAGATGGCCAAACTTTTCATTGCTACAGATGCCAAAAATGCTATTCCAAATGTCTGAAAATCAGTAGAAAGGGAATGAAATCCAAGGAAAGCTCTCGCTACAGACTCCAATAGAGTCCCAATTTTGTAAATGGTCAGAGAAGAATGAAATCTGGGGAGAGCTTTCACTATGGTACTCAAATTTATGGCACTGTGACAGCTTCTTGATCCAACTGTTACAGAGACCAAGGTTGCAACTTTTTTGTCTTCTTGATACTGTACTAACTAGTTTTCTGGTAGAGCGTTAGGGAGTTGCAACCTCAAAGGGAAGTTGAGCGCTAGGGAGTTGCATACTCAAATAGAAAGGAAAAACAGAAGCTGGATGTGGGAGTTCTCTTCTAGCTTCTTAACTGCATGACATATCATTCTTCGTCTTCTAATTTCCCTACTTCAGGGGCGGAGCTACAGTAGTGGGTTTCGTGCGAACCCAGTCACTTTTTCCGGAACCCTGTATTTGTATTGAAATATTTACTAAATCTATATAAATATACACTGCCGAACCCAGTAACAAAAGGAGGCTTGGTTCAATGGTAAGAGTCGTGGGTTTGCTGGGGAAGATGGGGTTTTCATATCTTGGACCGAAAtatactactttttagttttaaatGGTGGTTCCTATTCCCTGCCCCCCTTTTTCCATAAAGAAACTCTCTAACCAACAGGGAAAAGAACAATGGAAATAATCTATTCTAATGAATCTAAATAATCAGCTTCCAATAATAAACCACGAGATATAGAATCACAAAGTACATAATCCTATTTAACTGCCAAAATAAGAAATATACAACCTCAGCATTCATGTAAAAGCATGATCTCAGAAATGTCCTAACCAAATAAATCTATGGAAGAACACAAATGTGGAACTATCGTGTGCTTCATTTATTAGAATTTAACAAAAGATGATACATGTCCGCTGTCCATCAATCAGCAGTGGTCTATCAGTCATGAATCCTAAATTGATAAAACTACAACAATTACATTCCAAAAGTAACAAAAGTTTGTTTCAGTTCCATTTTGAAGCAAAACATTGTGCATCCACCACAAAATTTCATCATCAGGGGATCTGATGTGCTTCATCATCAAGATATAGAAAGCAAGAAAGTAGGGCAGCAATCGGTGATGCTTTTAAAAACAATCATAAGAATCAAAATGAACAAGAATTGAATGGTAGGATCCTACCGCACAATCGAAAGAATGTATCACTGGGCACTCTTCTTTCCATTACCATAGTAATTGAGGTACCATCGAACAAATTTCTTCAATCCCGTCTGCAGATCGGTACTAGGCTTATATCCAAGCTCCCTCTGGGCCGAACTTATATTCGCATGAGTAAACTGCACATCCCCATTCCTTGGCAACTTCATCACCAATCTCTTAGCCTTCACCTTTAGCAACCTCTCCAAAATGCTGACAAGATCAGAAACCGGGACAGGGGATGTGTTCCCCAAATTAAACACCCGCAATTGAGCAGGGCCTTTCTTCTTCCCACCACTTCCAGTGCTCTTCTCCGCAGTATCCAATGCTGCCAAACAACCCTTCACTATGTCCCGGCCATTGTAGCACGTGTGTCGCGCAGGGCATAAGGGGCATGGATCATGATGACTTGATGTTATCCTCACCTTCCTCCGGTTTATCACCGGCAGTCTGTTCAGGGTTCCAAACTCATCGATGGCAACTAAACACGAGGGCTGCGCTCGTTGCGAGACTTAACCCAACACCTTACGGCACGAGCTGACGACAGCCATGCACCACCTGTGTTCACCTTTAGCAACCTCACCAAAATGCTGACAAGATCAGAAACCGGGACAGGGGATGTGTTCCCCAAATTAAACACCCGCAATTGAGCAGGGCCTTTCTTCTTCCCACCACTTCCAGTGCTCTTCTCCGCAGTATCCAATGCTGCCAAACAACCCTTCACTATATCATCTACGTAGGTGAAATCCCTAGCTACCGTGCCATGGTTAGCTGCCTCGAATATGGGAATCGATTTTCCCTTCAAGATATCCCTTGTGAAAAAGAAGTAAGCCATGTCCGGCCTACCCCATGGTCAGTAAACGGTGAAAAATCTCAATCCAGTTAATGAAAGCCCATAGATATGATTATAGGTATGAGCAATTTCTTCACCAGCCTTTTTAGTAGCAGCATAAAGACTAGCAGGCTGATCTGTCTTATCCCTCTCTGAAAAGGGTACTTTAGTATTCAATCCATATACAGAACTAGATGATGCCCATATGATTATGGGAATCTTCTGGCTTCTTGGAGggactggttgttgttgttggaacaAAATGGTAGtagtaattattttctttttacctttttaaaacttttgtgGGGGGTTTCTTTGGCTTTGGTTTAGACAGAAGAAAAATTAATGATTGATTAAGatatgtgtgtgtgagagagagattTGTGGGGGTATGTGTGGGAAGTGTGGACTAaaagcttgtttggatggttgttaagtatcgtattgtattatattgtattgtattattattctaaaataatgtttgttttgattgtttatttaaaattgagtgtatcgtattgttaaattCATTATTTCGAAATAacaaaaaatctcattttatgaaacaaccgatttggtgtggtgatattattttctattttctttttcaattatgCCCTTACTTATACTCCAtaattcttttttattctttaccTTTTTCTATTTTAACTCTAAATCTCCAACCTATTGACCTACTTTGTCTTCGTCCATCCTTTTCAGAGTTGGTTGCCGTTCTTTTCATCCAAATCTCCGTTCGTTTCTTTGTCTCTTTTCATCATTTTAGATTTTTACTTTGTTGATAATGATAGTTAACCTTTTTCTTCAGGTTTTTGCTCTTGTTTTCAAATTATATAATTGGTGATAAATTAGtagaaaaagattttattaaattatttttatgtgtaatttttgatacattttatttaaaataattgagggtattttagtaaatttATCAGCAATAGTACAGTACGATACGATCaaaccaaataataaaaatattatttaataacatcaaacgatacaatctatccaaacgttGTATCCATAAAATAATACGACACAATACAAtatagtacaatacaatacatcaTTAAACGATGGATAACAATGATCCAAATATAATGTAATTGAGGAGGGAGAAAGAGAATATGGTTTGAACAATTTAAAAGGGAATAATAAAGATTGGAACTGGACTAATAGAGAAGAGGTTGAGTTTTAGGAGggtggagctgctcaaactgaaaccgcaactcttccctctgggagggtggaatatacatgtccaagaaaaggcgtgtaaactgatcccaagtcaggggaggaacctgctggtctgccaagaagatga
The sequence above is drawn from the Nicotiana tabacum cultivar K326 chromosome 13, ASM71507v2, whole genome shotgun sequence genome and encodes:
- the LOC107788943 gene encoding uncharacterized protein LOC107788943, translating into MFTSRLTASSFRLVRCRIFSLPSPPLTSFLSSSLLCGFPALASSMDNTGFHKPSSSSSAFAHSNRSGGRGRGRGWDNNERSGARGGAAASSGKDKIDALGRLLTRILRHMASELNLSMRNDGYVKVQDLLKLNLKTFANVPLRSHTIDDVKEAVRKDNKQRFGLLEENGELLIRANQGHTVKIVETESLLKPILSADEVLVCVHGTYKKNLESILEHGLKRMKRLHVHFSCGLPTDGEVISGMRRDVNVLIFLDVRRALEDGMKLYISDNRVILTVGFDGAVPVKYFEKVESWPDRKPLPL